A stretch of DNA from Candidatus Limnocylindria bacterium:
TCTGCGTCGGTCAGCGCTCGACGGCAACGGTGGCCTTCTACAACTCCGGGTCGACCGGATGGGTCAGCGGACGCATGGGTGAGGTCGCGTACCTCGGCACCTGGGGGCCCGAGCCGGGACAGGATCGGGTCAGCCCGCTGGGCGGCGACGGTCAGCTTGGCTCACCGAACACCGGATGGCCGCGCTACAACCGGATCGCGGTCCAGCCCGCGCAGTACGTCGGCCCGGGACAGATCGCGTGGTTCCAGTTCACGATCCAGGCACCGACGACGCCCGGAACGTATCGGCTCTACCTGCGTCCGCTCATCGAGGGCGCGTCATGGCTCGAGGACTACGGTGTCTTCTGGCTGGTGACCGTCCGCTAACGCCATCTCACGATCCGCTAGCGAGCGTCCGTATCCGCTTCCGGCCGGTGGTACCCGGCCCTTCGGTATTGGTCAGCGGACAACCCAGCCGTGCACGGGCACAGCGAGAAGATCTTCCCGAGCGCGCGGTGCACGTTGTACTGAACTCCCTCGTCAAGTCGGAGTGGATACTCGATGGCGTCGAGCACGTCGCGGCCGAGACCGCTTTGTGGCCTTGCGACGTAGAGCGCGAGCACGCCGCCGCTCAGCATCATCATCGCGGAGACGGCGATCACCGTCCGGCGGAGCCAGCCTCGCGCGCTGCGAGTTTGCGTTCGCCCCGCTCCGATCACACCGTCACGATCGTCGCGGCGCGGCGGTGGACACGGTCCGCCTCGCCGTGATTGCCCAGCCCGAGGTAGGTCCGTTCGAGGTTGAGGAGCGTCTCCGCCACCGCGGGATGATCGGGGCCGAGAACACGCTCGCGAATCTCGAGCACACGCATGTACAGCCGCTCCGCATCCGC
This window harbors:
- a CDS encoding tetratricopeptide repeat protein — translated: SAIEIRQRRDPTNEIAVAASIQELATLCRIDWKLADAERLYMRVLEIRERVLGPDHPAVAETLLNLERTYLGLGNHGEADRVHRRAATIVTV